The Halarcobacter mediterraneus genomic interval CTATTTTAAAACTAGCAAAACTAGAATCAATCTTTGTTTTTGCAACGCACTTACATCAATTACCAGAGATAAAAGAGATAGAAAACCTTAAAAATATAATTTCACTTCATCTATCTGTAATGTATCAAGATGAAGAAGATAAGTTAATCTTTGATAGAAAACTAAAACATGGAAGTGGTTCTTCTATGTATGGTTTAGAGTATGCAAAATCACTTCATATGGATAGAGAGTTCTTAAGTGTTGCAAATGATATTAGAAAGCGATTAACTGATGACTATGATAAGGTTGAAAGACTTACTCAAAAGAAGACTTCAAAATACAACAAAGATGTTTTTGCTTCATCTTGTGTTATTTGTGGAAGAGCTTGTGATGATGTTCATCATATCAAAGAACAAGCAAGAGCAAATAAAGATGGCTTTATAGGACATATAAATCAAAATCATAAATATAATCTAATACCACTTTGTAAACTGCATCATAAAATGGTACATGAAGGAAAAATTAATATTAATGGTTTTGTAGCAACTTCAAAAGGTTTAGAACTTCATTATACCGCAGTTGATGAGGAGAATATTTAATCCTCTTCAACTTCTGGAAGTTGTTTTGCTAAGTATATTGCAAGTACCCCTATAAGAGATAGAACAAGAATTATTCCACCAAGACCAATAAAAGAACTAAGTGTTCCAATTAGACCACTTAAAAGTAAGATAAAGCCTATTAAAGTATTACTTACTGCAACGTAGTCTGTTCTTTTATTTCCTTCTGCCAAATCAGTAATATAAGTTTTTCTACCTATTCTAATACCTTGATACCCAATACTTAAAATAAAATAGATAATAGGCATAATCCAAATGATAGAAAATAACTCTTTGTAAAAGAAGTCTATAAAAAACACAACAAAGCCAACTGTTGTGGCAATTGTTGCTCCAATAATCATAACTCTTTTACTTGATACATCAGAAAATTTACCCCAAAAGTTTGCAGATAATAAATCTGCTAAACCACTTGATAAAATAAAAAGACCAAGTAAATAAGCATTTGCATCGCTATTTTGTTGAGCAATAATTACAAAAAAAGGTGCAGACAAAACAGAACAAAGAAATAAAGCCCTTGTGATAACAAAAAGCCTAAAAGGTTTATCTGTTTTTAAAATAGAAAGTTTTTTCATTGCAATAGTAAAGGCATTTCCTCCACCATCCGTTTCTCCTGGATACTCTTTTATTTGACCATAGGTAATAGAAGCCAATATCCAAAAGAATCCTGCAAGTGAAAGTAAAACCCCAAAGTTTTGTGCTGAAAATGGTTTTTCACCATTTAATAAAAAATAAACACCCAGTACTACAACAAGTAAACCAGCAAGCATAGCAGACAGACCATTTAATGCTCCACGCCTTGTTTTAGGAATCGTTTTTCCTACTACATCTTTTGCAGCAACAGAGCATAAACCCCTTGCTAAACTCATAGCAATAAGTAAAGCAATGATTGCAAGACCTGCATTTAAGCCTTCCATATTCCAAGTAACAATAGCTATACCAAACATACATAAAGCTTGTAAAAAAGTTCCTAAAGACCAAACCCACTTTCTAATGGGAAGTTTTCTAACATATGCTGCTATAAAAAGTTGTGGAAGTAGGGAACCTGATTCTTTTATGGGAACTAAAAAACTAATAAGAAATAATGGAACATTTAAACTCTCCATTATCCAAGGTAAGACAACTTTTGCATTTGCAACTGCATCTGCAAGTTTATTAAAAAAATAAGAGATAATAGTAAGAAGGAAGTTGCCAGGAACTACCTTGCAAGCTTTTTCATCAATAGCTTTACAAACTCTGGCATCTTCTTCATTTACAAGTTTATTGTAAATATTATCAGGATTGATTTTTTTTAAAGGCATTTTTATCCTTTTTATAAGGCTTTAAAACCTTCTTCTAAGTCAAGTGTCCCCTCATAAAAAGCTTTTCCTACAATTACACCTGCAATATTTCCATTTGCTTTACAAGAAGTTATATCATTGATATCTTTTACTCCACCAGAAGCAATAGTATCAACACCAGATGCAAGTGCAATTGACTCTGTAAACTCTACATTTACACCACAAAGCATTCCATCTTTTGAAATATCAGTACAAATAATTGCCTCAACACCAGCATTTGCAAACTCTTTGGCTAAGTCAGTTGCTTTCATAGTTGATACTTCTGCCCAACCTTCTACTGCAACCATTCCATTCATAGCATCAATTCCCACAGCAATTGGATATTTTGAAGCCATATCTTTTACAAACTGTGGATCTTTTACTGCAATTGAACCTAAGATAAGTCTATCAATTCCAAGTTCAACATACATTTTGATAGTTTCTTCATCTCTGATTCCACCACCAACTTCGATTTTTAGATTACAGTTCTCTTTGATTTTTCTAATTTGCTCTAAGTTTGCTGGTTCCCCTGCAAATGCACCATTTAAATCAACTACATGAACCCACTTACTTCCTAGTTCTTCAAATTTCTTTGCAACTTGCCAAGGTTCATCTGAATAAATCTTTGCACTATCCATAAGTCCTTTGCTAAGTCTTACAGCTTTTCCATCTTTAAGATCAATTGCTGGTAAAATATCCATTTTATTAAAGTCTCCTATTTAATATTCATAAAATTTTTAAGTATTTTTAATCCATTATCGTGTGATTTTTCTGGATGTGGTTGAAAACCATAGATGTTTTCTTTATGTACTGCACTTACAAAGTCATATCCATACTCTGTTGTTCCAATTACATTTTTAGGATCTGTAACTGCATGGTATGAGTGTACAAAATATAAATAAGGGTTTTCTAATCCTTCAAATAGTGTATGTTCATTTGAAGTTTTGATTACATTCCAACCCATATGTGGAACTTTTGTGTCTTCATTCATTTTTGATTTATCAAATTTTACAACTTTTCCATCTATTAAACCTAATCCTTTATTTGTTCCAAACTCTTCAGAACTTTCAAAAAGAAGTTGCATTCCAAGGCAAATACCAATCATAGGCTTTCCACTTTTAGCAAATTCATAAATAGCTTCTTTCATTCCAGTTTGATTAAGGTTTTCCATTGCATCACCAAAGGCACCAACACCTGGTAAAATTATTCTATCAAAGTTTTTTAAATCATTTGGGTCTTTTATAAAAGTAGCTTTTTCATCAAGTAGATGACAGGCATTGTAAACTGAAGCAAGATTTCCCATATTGTAATCAATAATTCCAACCATATATCTTTTCCTTTAAAAAAAAAGATTATACTAAATTTTTGCATCAGCTAGGGTTAAGCAGAAGAGTACTTGGTTATTTTTTGCTTCACAAGCTTTTTTTGCTTCAAGGATAGTTGTTCCTGTTGTTATTAAATCATCTACTAAGATAATAGTTTTATTTGATATATTTACATTAAATTTTCTTTTATTTTTCTTTCTAAATTCCAAATCTCGTCCAGCATATTTTACTATATTTGTAGCTTTGCATTTTCCATAAAGAGGTTTTATATATTTTGATTTTAGATGCTTTGATAAAATTGCAGTTTGAGAAAAGTCATGTCTTGTATGTTCATCTATTCCAATTGAATATATTAGTTCATCATATTTGAAATTTTGTGCAAATTTTTTAAAAGATAGTTTTGCTAGAGTATTAAATATTCTATCTCCATGGAAATAATATTTTGAATTTATAAAATTCTCAATTTCATTATATGAATAAAAAGAATAATTATAAAAACCTTTTTCAAGTTCTCTTTTATGAAAAGAAGCTTGAAGTATTTTATTTTGGCATTCTTTACAAATAATAGATAAGGAAAATCTTTCACATGATATACACTTCATAATGTTAAAAATTATATCTGTTTTTAGATTAAATTATATCTACTTGTCATGAGAGGGTTTTTGTTAAAGAGTATTTAATAATCTCTATACTATGATTTTAATTATTAATATTGTCTAAAGAGAAAAAATACTAATGATTGAACATTATAAAGAATTGTTATACTATATCAAAAAAAATGTATCTGATTCTGAACTTGCAAAAGATATTTTACATGAAACATATGAAAAAGTAATCTTGGTAGAAAAAGAAAAAGTTATAAAAGATAAAAGAGCTTTTTTATATAAAGTTGCAAAAAATATTATAATAGATAAAGTAAGAGAAAAAAATAAAATAAAAGAAATACCTTATGAAGAAAATGAGTTTACTGTAAAAACTTCCCAACCTGATGAAATAGTAATAGAACAAGATAGAAAAAAGCTTTTAATGAGTGAATTAAATAAACTTCCTAAAATGAGAAAAGAAGTCTTCGTTTTACATGTTTTTGAAGGTTATAGTAGAAAAGAGGTTTCAAAACTACTTGGAATATCACTTGTTGCAGTTGAAAAACATATTTCAAGAGCTAGTATTGAACTTAAAGAAAAAATAAGAAGAAAAGAGAGTTAATCCATGACAAAAAAAGAACAAATTGAAGAACAAGCTAGTCATTGGGTAAGTTTAGAACTTGAAGGGCAAAATTTATATAAAAATAAAGATTTTTTATCATGGATAAAAGAAAATGACTCGCATAAAATAGCTTTTGAAGAAGAAAAAAAATTTATAAATGAATTACACTGTTTACCTAAAGACTTTATAGATGAGTTAAAAAATGAAGTTAATGAAAGTATAGAACAAAGAAACAAAAAAAGACAGAGTAAAAATAAATTTCTTAAGATATTTACTTCAATTTCTAGTGCTGCATGTATTGCTTTTGTTTTATATCTTTCTTTTTTTATGGAAAATATCACTTTTTCAAAACAATACTTAGCTTCTAATAAAGTCTTGAAAAATATTACTTTGCCAGATAATTCAAAAATAACTTTAAACACAAATACAAAAATAGATGTAAAATACTATGAAAGAAAAAGAGAAATATTTTTATCAGAGGGAAAAGCAGTATTTGATGTGGAAGCAAATAAACAAAGACCCTTTATAATAAAAACACAAAGAGTAGATATAACTGTTTTAGGCACAAAGTTTGAAGTAATTAATAGTAAAAACCAAATCCAAGTAAATGTTACTGAAGGAGTTGTTAAAGTTACTAATCCCCATTTTCATGATAGTTTATTAGTACGAGTTGAAAAAGCACAAAGTGCAACTTTGGATAAGTATTCAAATTTAAAAAAACTAGAAAAAATTGATATAAAAAAAGTTGCTCCTTGGAGTGAGGGGAAATTTAGTTTTTATCAAGAAAGTATAGAAAATATTATAAAAGAGTTTTCAAAATATATTGATATAGATGTAAAAATAGAAAATGAAAAAATAGCCTCACTTCCTATAAGTGGAAATTTCTCTGCAAATAGTTTTGATGATTTTTTAAAAGTATTACCTTTGGTTCATCCTATAACTGTGAAAGAAGAAAAGGGTAAAATCCTAATAAAAGATAATATTTAATAAATTTTAAAATTTACTGTCAAGAAATTTTCATTTTTCCGTCTTCTTATATAGAGAGTGATTCTCAAAATTACCTAAAGATAAACTTTATAATAGTTTGTCCCACACTAAGGAGATAGAAAAATGAGTCTATTAAAAAAATCATTAATAGCACCAAGTCTAGCTTTACTTTTAGCTAGTAGTTTATATGCAAAGGATAAGTTTAATATAAGTACTACAAACTTAAGCGATGCCATACAACAAATATCTGAAACTGCAAAGATACCATATATTGTAGATATGAATATCTTAAAAAACAAAAGTGCAAATAAAGTAGAAGATGAAGAATCTTTAGAAGAAGCATTAAAAATACTTTTAAAAGATACAGGACTTGAAGCAATAATTCAAAATAATACGATAGTTATTAGAGAAAAAAAGTTATCAAGTAATGGAAATAATCTTGGAAGTGTAGATATCTTAGCTACTACAAAAGATGGAGCTTCTGAACAAGGATATTTAGTGAAAAATATTTCAGGTATTGGTATATGGGGAAGTAGAAGTTTACAAGATACTCCTTATTCAATGACAGTTATTTCAGAAGATTTAATTGAAAATGTTCAAGCAAATGATATGGCTCCTATTTTTAAGATGAATCCAATAACACAAGATGGTGGAAATAATAGAACTGGAAATTATAAAACTATAATAAGAGGGTTTTCTTCAAATAATCCTATTATAAATGGTATGCCTTTTGTTAGTGGACAAAGCTTTACAACAATGGAAGATTTAGAAAGAGTTGAGATTATAAGTGGAGCTACTGGATTTTTATATGGTGGAGGAAGAGTTGGAGGGGCTGTTAATTATGTCACTAAAAAACCAACTATTGAAGATAAAAGAAGTATTACCATTGGAAATTATGGAGGAGATCAATATTATGGACATATTGATTTAGGTGGACAAATTGATGAAGAAAAAATTTTTGGATATAGAATAAATGCTTTATATCAAAATGGTGATAGTGTAGATAATATTGGAAAAGAGCAAAAATTTATAAGTACAACCATTGATTTTAAACCAACAGATAACTTTACTATGGATTTAAACTATGCTCATAGAGAGCAATTAAGAACTAATATGAAACCTTCTTTTAACATAAGTAGTAATACAAAGCGTCCTATACTTGATGTTAGCAAAGCGTATGGTTCAGACTGGGCACAAGCTGATGAAAAAAATGATAGATTGATGTCGAGTTTAAAATGGGATATAAATGATATGTTTTCGCTAAGAAGTGCCTTTCTTTATGAAAAATTTAATACAGAAAAACAAATGGGAGATCAATGGATATATACAAGAACAGATGGACTATATGATGTTTATAACTATAAATATCCTTCTAATGCACAAGAATATAAAGGATATTCAGCAAATATTTATTTAGATAGTAAATTTGAAACTTTTGATATTAATCATATTTTAACAGTTGGTTATTCAGAAAATCGTCAAAAATATTTAAGGGCAAATAATTGGACAGCCTATGATTATTTAGAAGGGTTAACTTTAGAACAAATAAAAAATTCAGCTTTACCAAACGAAGTTTTATCAGATATGGGTATGGGGCTTTCTTCAAAAACTAAATATAAGAATATTTTAATAGGTGATGATATCGTTTTTAATGATCAATTGAGTGCTTTAATAGGATTTAATTATGCAACAATTGAAGATCTTTCAATATGGTATGGTGAAAAAACCTCATATAATAAATCAGAACTTACTCCAACATTTTCATTTATCTACAAACCTTTTGAAAATCTTACAACTTATGTTACATATATAGAAAGTTTAGAACAAGGAACAGTAGTTGGAAGCTCATATAATAATACTGGCGAAATTTTTGACCCGCTTGTAAGTAACCAATATGAAGTTGGGGCAAAATATAGTTTAAATGAAAATATTTTATTAACTAGTGCATTATTTAGAATAGAAAAAGCAAATTCTTATGAAGATAATACAACAACACCTAAGCCAACTCTAACACAAGATGGAGAACAAATACACCAAGGAATTGAGCTTACAATCACTGGAAAAGTTACAGATAGCTTTACTTTATTTGGTGGAGGAACTTGGATGGATTTAAGTGTTGAAAAAGCTAATGATAAAGCCCTTGAAGGTAAAAAACCTACTAATGCAGCTAGTAAAATGGCAAAAATATATGCAGAATATAATATTCCTCAAATTAATGGTTTAACCTTAACTGGTGGTGCATATTATACAGGTGAGAAATATGGAGATGCTTCAAATACAGATAAAATACCTTCATATACTTTATATGATATAGGTGCAAGATATAAAACAAAAATAGATAAATATCCTACAACTTTTAACTTAACAGTTTCAAATTTAACTGGAAAAGATTATTGGGCAAGTAATACAATTTTAGGTGATCCTAGAAGTGTTGCATTTTCTATGAAAATGGAGTTTTAAGTAAAAGTAAAAATATAGCTTTATAATAATAAGAACTATTTTTAAAAAGTTAACCATTTTATAATGGAATTATTTACTTTTTGTTATCTTTTTATCGTTATAATTTTACTATGTTTACGCAAGAGATTCATAACTTACACATACTCTCCCAAATAAGAGAATCTCGAGCGTAAATCTTTTTTTGAGAATTAGCTCATGGGTTCTACATACTATAAGTTCTTTGTTTCCTTGTATCATGATTATGAGAATACTTGTAGAGCCTATGACCTAGTTTTAAATTTAAATAAATAAATTATTTTATACTTTTTTCTTAACTTCCTATAATTTAATATTGAATATCATTTTTATACAAAAAATTAAGGAGTAATCTTATGAAGTTAAAACTATTATTTAGTTTAAGTCTTTTATTTGCTTTAGTATCAGCAAATGCCTATGAGTTAAATGGAGATTTAAATGTAAAGTGGACAGGCTTTAAAACAGCAAAAAAAGTGGGTGTTTCTGGTACTTTTAAAGATATCAATCTTGAAATCAAAAAAAGTGATAACTTTTCAGAGTTTTTAAAAAGTGCAAATGTAAAAATAAATACTCTAAGTTTTGATTCTGGACTTGATGTTAGAAATAAAAGTATTGTATCTACACTGTTTTCTTTAAAAAGTTCAGAAGAAATTTCAGGAGCTATAACAGAAGTAAATACTGAAAATAAAACTTTAACATTGAAACTAACAATGAACCAAGTTACAAAAAACATTTCTATGACTTATGATGTAAATAATGGAAGTATTATAGCAAAAGGTCAAATTGACGTTTTAGATTTCAATATGAGTGAACCATATGCAAAATTTGCAAAAGCTTGTTTTGATTTACACGAAGGAAAAAGTTATTCAGAAGTACATATAGCTTTTACTCTTCCCTTTAAAAACTAAAACTTTAGCAGTATTAATCTTTTAATACTGCATTTTTCTTTCTATTTTTTTAAACTTATACTTTCTAAAATCAAATAGTTTTCTAATAGAAATTTAAGATTTCTTATCATATGATTACTTATTCATATGTACATATAAAGGAATTAAATGACTGAAGAATGTTGTGATCACTCATTAGAGGTAGAAAAAGTAAAAAAAACTTTAATAGAAGAAGAGACCTTATATGATGTTGCAGAGCTTTTTAAGGCTTTTGCAGATACTACAAGAATCAAAATAATTTCAGTTTTAAAAGAAGAAGAGTTATGTGTAGGTGCTATAAGTGAACTTATAAATGTAAGTCAATCAGCAGTTTCTCATCAACTAAGAGTATTAAAAAATTCAAAAATAGTAAAACCAAGAAGAGAGGGTAAGCAAATGTATTATTCTCTTGATGATGAACATATCAAAAAAATATATGATATGGGATTAGAGCATATAACAAAAGGCTAAAAGGAACAGCTATGCAAAAAGTCAAATTAGAAAACTTAGATTGTGCAAATTGTGCAGCAAAAATAGAAAACTCATTGAATAATATGGATGAGTTATCAAATGTCAAACTTAATTTTTCAACTTCAACACTTAGTTTTGAACAAAATAGTGACAATGATTTATTAGATATTATTGAAAAGAAAATACAAGCTATTGAAAAAGAGGTAATAATAGTAAAAGATAAAAAAAGAGAGCAGAAAACCTTTTGGCAATTATTAGATAAAAAACTTCTAGCTATTACTATTGTAGCTTTAGTCTTAACTTACCTTTCTTATAATTATATTCAAAATGAAACTTTACAATTAGCAGTTTACTTATTAGCTTATTTCCTTGTTGGTTGGGATGTATTATATAAAGCAATAAAAAACTTAGCAAGTGGAAAACTTTTTGATGAACATTTTTTAATGGGTATTGCTACAATTGGAGCTTTTGCTTTAGGGGAATATGTAGAAGGTATCGCTGTTATGGTTTTTTATCAAATAGGAGAGATGTTCCAAGCTGTAGCAGTTAATAATTCAAGGGACAGTATAAATGCATTAATTGATATAAAACCAGAGTCTGCAAATGTAAAAGAGGGTGAAAAAATAGTTCAAAAATCACCTGAAGAAGTAAGAGTTGGAGATATAATTTTAGTAAAAGCAGGGGAGAAGGTTCCTGTTGATGGAATTTTACTTGATGACGATAGTTCCTTTGATACAAGTGCAATTACCGGAGAGTTTAAACCTAAGGTATTAAGAAAACAAGAAGAAGTTTTAAGTGGTTTTATAAATCTTTCAAAAGCTTCATATATAAAAGTAAACTCTTTATACAAAGATTCAACAATTGCAAAAATAATTGAGATGATAGAAAATGCTTCATCTCAAAAAGCAAAAGCTGAAAAGTTTATTACTAAGTTTGCTTCAGTTTACACACCAATTGTTGTAATTGCAGCTGTATTTTTAGCTTTTTTACCACCTTTAATTCTTGAAGGTGCTTTATATTCAGATTGGATTGAAAGAGCATTGGTATTTTTGGTTATTTCTTGTCCTTGTGCATTAGTTGTATCGATTCCTTTATCTTTTTTTAGTGCAATTGGAGCAGTATCTAAAAGAGGGGTTTTAGTTAAAGGTGCAAATTATATTGAGAAATTAACTGAAATTCAAAATATAATTTTTGATAAAACAGGAACACTTACTCATGGAGTATTTGAAGTTACAAAAATTAAAGCTTTTGAATTAAGTGAAGAAGAGCTTTTAAAGTATGCAGCATACGCAGAAAGTTTTTCAAATCATCCAATAGCAAAATCAATAGTTAAAGCTTATGAAAAAGAGATTGATTCGAAAAATATCAAAGAACATGAAGATTTTAGTGGACTTGGAATAAAAGCAAATATAGATGGAGAAGAGATTTTAGTAGGTAATGAAAGGCTTCTTAAA includes:
- a CDS encoding MFS transporter produces the protein MPLKKINPDNIYNKLVNEEDARVCKAIDEKACKVVPGNFLLTIISYFFNKLADAVANAKVVLPWIMESLNVPLFLISFLVPIKESGSLLPQLFIAAYVRKLPIRKWVWSLGTFLQALCMFGIAIVTWNMEGLNAGLAIIALLIAMSLARGLCSVAAKDVVGKTIPKTRRGALNGLSAMLAGLLVVVLGVYFLLNGEKPFSAQNFGVLLSLAGFFWILASITYGQIKEYPGETDGGGNAFTIAMKKLSILKTDKPFRLFVITRALFLCSVLSAPFFVIIAQQNSDANAYLLGLFILSSGLADLLSANFWGKFSDVSSKRVMIIGATIATTVGFVVFFIDFFYKELFSIIWIMPIIYFILSIGYQGIRIGRKTYITDLAEGNKRTDYVAVSNTLIGFILLLSGLIGTLSSFIGLGGIILVLSLIGVLAIYLAKQLPEVEED
- the hisA gene encoding 1-(5-phosphoribosyl)-5-[(5-phosphoribosylamino)methylideneamino]imidazole-4-carboxamide isomerase encodes the protein MDILPAIDLKDGKAVRLSKGLMDSAKIYSDEPWQVAKKFEELGSKWVHVVDLNGAFAGEPANLEQIRKIKENCNLKIEVGGGIRDEETIKMYVELGIDRLILGSIAVKDPQFVKDMASKYPIAVGIDAMNGMVAVEGWAEVSTMKATDLAKEFANAGVEAIICTDISKDGMLCGVNVEFTESIALASGVDTIASGGVKDINDITSCKANGNIAGVIVGKAFYEGTLDLEEGFKAL
- the hisH gene encoding imidazole glycerol phosphate synthase subunit HisH, which produces MVGIIDYNMGNLASVYNACHLLDEKATFIKDPNDLKNFDRIILPGVGAFGDAMENLNQTGMKEAIYEFAKSGKPMIGICLGMQLLFESSEEFGTNKGLGLIDGKVVKFDKSKMNEDTKVPHMGWNVIKTSNEHTLFEGLENPYLYFVHSYHAVTDPKNVIGTTEYGYDFVSAVHKENIYGFQPHPEKSHDNGLKILKNFMNIK
- a CDS encoding phosphoribosyltransferase family protein; this translates as MKCISCERFSLSIICKECQNKILQASFHKRELEKGFYNYSFYSYNEIENFINSKYYFHGDRIFNTLAKLSFKKFAQNFKYDELIYSIGIDEHTRHDFSQTAILSKHLKSKYIKPLYGKCKATNIVKYAGRDLEFRKKNKRKFNVNISNKTIILVDDLITTGTTILEAKKACEAKNNQVLFCLTLADAKI
- a CDS encoding RNA polymerase sigma factor, whose amino-acid sequence is MIEHYKELLYYIKKNVSDSELAKDILHETYEKVILVEKEKVIKDKRAFLYKVAKNIIIDKVREKNKIKEIPYEENEFTVKTSQPDEIVIEQDRKKLLMSELNKLPKMRKEVFVLHVFEGYSRKEVSKLLGISLVAVEKHISRASIELKEKIRRKES
- a CDS encoding FecR family protein, with the translated sequence MTKKEQIEEQASHWVSLELEGQNLYKNKDFLSWIKENDSHKIAFEEEKKFINELHCLPKDFIDELKNEVNESIEQRNKKRQSKNKFLKIFTSISSAACIAFVLYLSFFMENITFSKQYLASNKVLKNITLPDNSKITLNTNTKIDVKYYERKREIFLSEGKAVFDVEANKQRPFIIKTQRVDITVLGTKFEVINSKNQIQVNVTEGVVKVTNPHFHDSLLVRVEKAQSATLDKYSNLKKLEKIDIKKVAPWSEGKFSFYQESIENIIKEFSKYIDIDVKIENEKIASLPISGNFSANSFDDFLKVLPLVHPITVKEEKGKILIKDNI
- a CDS encoding TonB-dependent receptor; the protein is MSLLKKSLIAPSLALLLASSLYAKDKFNISTTNLSDAIQQISETAKIPYIVDMNILKNKSANKVEDEESLEEALKILLKDTGLEAIIQNNTIVIREKKLSSNGNNLGSVDILATTKDGASEQGYLVKNISGIGIWGSRSLQDTPYSMTVISEDLIENVQANDMAPIFKMNPITQDGGNNRTGNYKTIIRGFSSNNPIINGMPFVSGQSFTTMEDLERVEIISGATGFLYGGGRVGGAVNYVTKKPTIEDKRSITIGNYGGDQYYGHIDLGGQIDEEKIFGYRINALYQNGDSVDNIGKEQKFISTTIDFKPTDNFTMDLNYAHREQLRTNMKPSFNISSNTKRPILDVSKAYGSDWAQADEKNDRLMSSLKWDINDMFSLRSAFLYEKFNTEKQMGDQWIYTRTDGLYDVYNYKYPSNAQEYKGYSANIYLDSKFETFDINHILTVGYSENRQKYLRANNWTAYDYLEGLTLEQIKNSALPNEVLSDMGMGLSSKTKYKNILIGDDIVFNDQLSALIGFNYATIEDLSIWYGEKTSYNKSELTPTFSFIYKPFENLTTYVTYIESLEQGTVVGSSYNNTGEIFDPLVSNQYEVGAKYSLNENILLTSALFRIEKANSYEDNTTTPKPTLTQDGEQIHQGIELTITGKVTDSFTLFGGGTWMDLSVEKANDKALEGKKPTNAASKMAKIYAEYNIPQINGLTLTGGAYYTGEKYGDASNTDKIPSYTLYDIGARYKTKIDKYPTTFNLTVSNLTGKDYWASNTILGDPRSVAFSMKMEF
- a CDS encoding YceI family protein; protein product: MKLKLLFSLSLLFALVSANAYELNGDLNVKWTGFKTAKKVGVSGTFKDINLEIKKSDNFSEFLKSANVKINTLSFDSGLDVRNKSIVSTLFSLKSSEEISGAITEVNTENKTLTLKLTMNQVTKNISMTYDVNNGSIIAKGQIDVLDFNMSEPYAKFAKACFDLHEGKSYSEVHIAFTLPFKN
- a CDS encoding ArsR/SmtB family transcription factor gives rise to the protein MTEECCDHSLEVEKVKKTLIEEETLYDVAELFKAFADTTRIKIISVLKEEELCVGAISELINVSQSAVSHQLRVLKNSKIVKPRREGKQMYYSLDDEHIKKIYDMGLEHITKG
- a CDS encoding heavy metal translocating P-type ATPase, with protein sequence MQKVKLENLDCANCAAKIENSLNNMDELSNVKLNFSTSTLSFEQNSDNDLLDIIEKKIQAIEKEVIIVKDKKREQKTFWQLLDKKLLAITIVALVLTYLSYNYIQNETLQLAVYLLAYFLVGWDVLYKAIKNLASGKLFDEHFLMGIATIGAFALGEYVEGIAVMVFYQIGEMFQAVAVNNSRDSINALIDIKPESANVKEGEKIVQKSPEEVRVGDIILVKAGEKVPVDGILLDDDSSFDTSAITGEFKPKVLRKQEEVLSGFINLSKASYIKVNSLYKDSTIAKIIEMIENASSQKAKAEKFITKFASVYTPIVVIAAVFLAFLPPLILEGALYSDWIERALVFLVISCPCALVVSIPLSFFSAIGAVSKRGVLVKGANYIEKLTEIQNIIFDKTGTLTHGVFEVTKIKAFELSEEELLKYAAYAESFSNHPIAKSIVKAYEKEIDSKNIKEHEDFSGLGIKANIDGEEILVGNERLLKKFNIKINEDIEEKLNVVFVSVNSRFVGYIVVSDIIKVEAKEVISELKKLNIEKTYMLTGDKKEVALSVAKDLGIDEVKYELLPQDKLTNFKEIKKQTNTVTAFVGDGINDAPTLATSDIGFAMGGVGSDLAVKSADVVVLNDNLNAISDAIKIAKKTKTIVYQNIIFIMAIKVGFLVLGAGAMIGMAEAIFADVGVALLAILNSMRILKTIKNEPKESLCEDSCCSVKS